One part of the Megachile rotundata isolate GNS110a chromosome 16, iyMegRotu1, whole genome shotgun sequence genome encodes these proteins:
- the LOC100876468 gene encoding uncharacterized protein LOC100876468, giving the protein MRVKTAPRQRIIQSNKDGDPVLESSESFSNDKRKVALEDVDVSVKSNNCKSDSLNENRLDNPVENEEKEDETLNYCQEALDMSMKRKSESPENESSTSIAGPSSCEYSSSPLEEENSCDNNNTLIPNANITNSCTLTCSCTKQSNSCEDKLNGSSDEDQPTEAVNLCKKDCLEDSTTVESEKLKDTFLYKIMTDPTFLENIQKHKQTKRYVCQFCKQEFVNGDELADHMDVKKDESNQVVCCACKKTFAQKRYLRYHQRCHSERSKFTCDICTKKYTRLDNLTRHNAFHVNPDKFSCTYCEKTFARKDLLNKHLKYHDNKYRFSCELCHKYFKGPVMLEKHKKIFHMAA; this is encoded by the exons ATGAGAGTGAAAACAGCGCCCAGGCAGAGAATAATTCAGAGTAACAAAGATGGAGATCCAGTACTCGAATCGAGTGAATCTTTTTCGAACGATAAACGAAAAGTAGCGTTAGAGGATGTTGATGTATCGGTTAAGTCAAATAACTGTAAGAGTGACAGTTTGAATGAGAATCGGTTAGATAATCCTGTTGAGAATGAGGAAAAGGAGGACGAGACGTTGAACTATTGCCAGGAGGCGCTGGATATGTCGATGAAACGCAAG agtGAATCACCAGAAAATGAATCTTCAACCTCGATAGCTGGTCCATCGAGTTGTGAGTACTCATCATCGCCCTTAGAAGAGGAGAACAGCTGCGacaataataat ACGTTAATACCAAACGCGAACATAACCAACTCTTGTACATTGACCTGTTCCTGCACAAAGCAATCAAATTCCTGCGAAGACAAGCTGAATGGGTCGAGCGACGAAGATCAACCAACCGAAGCAGTGAATTTATGCAAAAAGGATTGTTTAGAGGATTCAACCACAGTCGAATCCGAGAAATTAAAGGACACGTTCCTCTACAAAATCATGACAGATCCGACCTTTCTGGAAAACATACAGAAACACAAGCAGACGAAAAGGTACGTGTGTCAATTTTGCAAACAAGAGTTCGTGAACGGAGACGAGTTAGCTGACCACATGGACGTGAAGAAGGACGAATCGAATCAAGTGGTTTGTTGCGCCTGCAAGAAAACTTTCGCGCAAAAACGGTACCTGAGGTATCATCAGAGGTGTCACTCGGAGAGGAGCAAGTTCACCTGTGATATTTGTACGAAGAAGTATACTAGATTAGATAATTTGACCAGACACAACGCTTTTCATGTGAATCCGGACAAGTTCTCTTGTACCTATTGCGAGAAGACTTTTGCGAGGAAGGATTTATTGAATAAGCATTTAAAGTATCACGATAATAAGTACCGCTTCTCGTGCGAGCTTTGTCACAAGTATTTTAAGGGACCTGTTATGTTGGAGAAGcataagaaaatatttcatatggCAGCGTag